From one Lycium ferocissimum isolate CSIRO_LF1 chromosome 5, AGI_CSIRO_Lferr_CH_V1, whole genome shotgun sequence genomic stretch:
- the LOC132058302 gene encoding cysteine protease inhibitor 8-like, whose protein sequence is MKSIFSFLLLTTFCLLPFVAFSSTCTCDNPIFLPTTTDDDNGFPLLELPEVLDSNGEPLRVGQEYRILSATWGAGSGAVGLAKIGNAKCPNAVVLHQRIQLGLPVKFFTRHPGPPPLNVIRETNQINVKVLIPNTQHCDNENFWMVGKPDMTAQGLRFVVTSRVPKVPDGVFQIEKFTKTSPFYKIRHCPNRFTCSDVGLTSHSGHSRLALTNQPFFFIFKKVQKSSTDA, encoded by the coding sequence ATGAAGTCCATTTTCAGCTTCCTCTTGCTTACTACTTTCTGTTTGCTTCCCTTTGTGGCCTTTTCATCAACTTGCACTTGCGATAATCCCATTTTCCTGCCCACTACTACTGATGACGACAACGGTTTCCCCCTCCTTGAACTTCCTGAAGTGTTGGACAGCAACGGCGAACCACTCCGGGTTGGCCAAGAGTACCGCATTCTCTCCGCTACCTGGGGAGCTGGCAGCGGAGCAGTAGGCTTGGCCAAAATTGGAAACGCCAAATGCCCAAACGCCGTGGTCTTGCACCAGCGGATTCAACTAGGCCTGCCCGTTAAATTCTTTACTAGGCACCCTGGTCCTCCGCCTCTTAATGTGATACGTGAAACTAATCAGATAAATGTTAAGGTCTTGATTCCAAATACACAGCACTGTGATAACGAAAACTTTTGGATGGTTGGTAAACCTGACATGACTGCACAGGGGCTTAGGTTCGTGGTAACTAGTCGTGTCCCAAAAGTTCCAGATGGAGTTTTTCAGATTGAGAAATTTACTAAGACATCACCTTTTTACAAGATAAGGCATTGTCCCAACCGATTTACATGTTCAGATGTGGGCTTGACATCCCATAGTGGACACAGTCGTCTGGCCCTCACTAACCaaccttttttcttcatattcaaGAAAGTCCAGAAGAGTTCTACTGATGCATAA